The region ACGGGGCCTCGGCTCTGGACGGTCTCAAGCATGCTCCTCCGGATCTGGCGATCTTCGACATCAAGATGCCCCGCATGGACGGCATGGAGCTCCTGCGTCGCCTGCGGCAGAAGTCGGACCTGCCGGTGATCTTCCTGACCTCCAAGGACGAGGAGATCGACGAGCTGTTCGGCCTCAAGATGGGTGCCGACGACTTCATCCGGAAGCCGTTCTCCCAGCGCCTTCTCGTCGAGCGCGTGAAGGCCGTCCTGCGGCGCTTCGCGCCGAAGGACCAGACCGTCCCCAAGGAGGCAGATCCGAAGGCCCTGGAGCGCGGCCAGCTCAAGATGGACCCGGAGCGCCATGCCTGCACGTGGAAGGGCGAGCCGGTGACCCTCACCGTGACGGAATTCCTGATCCTGCAGGCCCTCGCGACGCGTCCGGGGGTGGTGAAAAGCCGCAATGCCCTGATGGACGCGGCCTATGACGACCAGGTCTACGTGGACGACCGCACCATCGACAGCCACATCAAGCGCCTGCGCAAGAAGTTCAAGTCGGTTGACCAGAGTTTCGAAATGATCGAGACCCTCTACGGCGTGGGCTACCGTTTCAAGGAAGCCTGACGCTTTGGTGGCGCAAGCACCCTGGCAGACAACCTGGAACGGCGGCCATGGTCCGGGACGAGGGAACCGGATCGGGCTTGAACGAGTGGCATGAAGGCTGACCCCATCCACGCCGAGTCGGCGTTCGACGATCCGCCGGCCCCTCAGGGCATCCTGGCGCGGCTGAAGCATTTCGGCCGCATGATCGTGCAGCGCGGCTCGTCGAGCCTGACGCGGCGGATCGTGGTGCTCAACCTGGCCGGCCTCGTGGCCCTGCTGATCGGCTTCCTCTATCTCAACCAGTTCCGCGAGGGCCTCATCGAGGCCCGGGTGCAGAGCCTCCTCACCCAGGGCGAGATCATCGCGGGCGCGATCGCGAGCTCCGCCACGGTCGAGACCAACACCATCACCATCGACCCGGACCAGCTCCTGCAGATGCAGGCGGGCGAGACCGAGCGGTTCAACGACGAGACCATCTCGGCGCTCGAGTTCTCCATCAATCCGGAACGCGTCGCTCCCCTGCTGCGCCGGCTCGTGACGCCGACCAAGACCCGGGCCCGGATCTTCGACCGGGAAGGCACCCTGCTGCTCGATTCCAGGTCGTTCTATTCCCGCGGCGACATCCTGCGCATGGAGCTGCCGCCGGTCGCCAATGTCGAGGATACGACGAGTTTCATCGAGCGCACCTGGAACAGCATCCGCAAGATGTTCCGGCGCACCAGACGTCCGGTGCTGGAGGAGGTCGGCCCGGCCAACGGCAAGTCCCTGCCGGAGGTGCAGCAGGCCTTCGCCGGCCAGCAATCGAGCGTGGTGCGCGTCAACAACCGCGGCGAGACCATCGTGTCGGTCGCCGTGCCGGTCCAGCGCTTCCGCACGGTCCAGGGTGCCCTGCTGCTCTCGACCCAGGAAGGCGACATCGACGCGATCATCGCGTCCGAGCGGTTCGCCCTGCTCCAGGTCTTCCTGGTGGCGGCCGTGGTCATGATCGTCCTGTCGCTCTTCCTCGCCGGCGCCATCGCGGGCCCGGTCCGGCGGCTGGCCGAAGCGGCGGAACGGGTGCGCTGGGGGACGAAGTCCCGCCAGGAGATTCCCGATTTCACCACCCGGTCCGACGAAATCGGCCACTTGTCCGGCGCCTTGCGCGACATGACCCGGGCGCTTTACAACCGCATCGACGCCATCGAGAGCTTCGCGGCGGATGTGGCGCACGAGCTGAAGAACCCGCTGACCTCCCTGCGCAGCGCCGTCGAGACCCTGCCGCTCGCCCGCAGCGACGAGTCCCGGGAGCGCCTCCTGTCGATCATTCAGCACGACGTGAAGCGCCTCGACCGGCTGATCAGCGACATTTCGGACGCGTCGCGCCTCGACGCTGAACTCGCCCGTGCCGACGCGGAGCCGGTGGACATGGTGCAGCTGCTCGACGCGGTGGTGTCGGTCGCCAACGAACGTCGCCAGGACGGCGACCCGCTGATCACCCTCAGCATCGACAGGCAGGCTCAGGGCCGCGACGCCTTCCTGGTGCTCGGCCATGACAGCCGCCTGGGCCAGGTCTTCAACAACCTGATCGACAACGCCCGCTCCTTCTCGCCGCCCGACGAAACCGTCAACGTCTCCATGCGCCGCCGCAAGAACCAGGTGGAGATCCTCGTGGAGGACAGCGGGCCCGGCATCGAGCCGGATGCCCTCGACCGGATCTTCGAGCGCTTCTACACGGACCGGCCCGAGCAGGGTTTCGGCCAGAATTCCGGTCTCGGCCTGTCCATTTCCCGCCAGATCATCGAGGCCCATCGCGGCACGATCCGGGCCGAGAACCGGCTCGGCCCTCCCGACGAGGATGGCGAGCCCGTGCGCCTCGGCGCCCGCTTCGTCATCCGCCTGCCCGTCGAAGGGGCGAGGGCCAAGAAGGAGCAGGAGAAGAAGGACAGGGACAAGGTCAGGCGCGACGCCGGGAAGAAGGCTCCTTGAGCAAGCGTGAGACGATCCATGCCGGCTGCGTGCTCGTCGGCGAGGCGGGCCTCC is a window of Microvirga lotononidis DNA encoding:
- a CDS encoding response regulator transcription factor; this translates as MPTIALVDDDRNILTSVSIALEAEGYRIQTYTDGASALDGLKHAPPDLAIFDIKMPRMDGMELLRRLRQKSDLPVIFLTSKDEEIDELFGLKMGADDFIRKPFSQRLLVERVKAVLRRFAPKDQTVPKEADPKALERGQLKMDPERHACTWKGEPVTLTVTEFLILQALATRPGVVKSRNALMDAAYDDQVYVDDRTIDSHIKRLRKKFKSVDQSFEMIETLYGVGYRFKEA
- a CDS encoding sensor histidine kinase, translated to MKADPIHAESAFDDPPAPQGILARLKHFGRMIVQRGSSSLTRRIVVLNLAGLVALLIGFLYLNQFREGLIEARVQSLLTQGEIIAGAIASSATVETNTITIDPDQLLQMQAGETERFNDETISALEFSINPERVAPLLRRLVTPTKTRARIFDREGTLLLDSRSFYSRGDILRMELPPVANVEDTTSFIERTWNSIRKMFRRTRRPVLEEVGPANGKSLPEVQQAFAGQQSSVVRVNNRGETIVSVAVPVQRFRTVQGALLLSTQEGDIDAIIASERFALLQVFLVAAVVMIVLSLFLAGAIAGPVRRLAEAAERVRWGTKSRQEIPDFTTRSDEIGHLSGALRDMTRALYNRIDAIESFAADVAHELKNPLTSLRSAVETLPLARSDESRERLLSIIQHDVKRLDRLISDISDASRLDAELARADAEPVDMVQLLDAVVSVANERRQDGDPLITLSIDRQAQGRDAFLVLGHDSRLGQVFNNLIDNARSFSPPDETVNVSMRRRKNQVEILVEDSGPGIEPDALDRIFERFYTDRPEQGFGQNSGLGLSISRQIIEAHRGTIRAENRLGPPDEDGEPVRLGARFVIRLPVEGARAKKEQEKKDRDKVRRDAGKKAP